The Vibrio mangrovi genome includes a region encoding these proteins:
- the gcvT gene encoding glycine cleavage system aminomethyltransferase GcvT: protein MSSEQENQLLLKTPLYTLHQESGAKMVPFAGYEMPVQYALGVKKEHLHTREAVGLFDVSHMGQLCLKGEGAALALESLVPVDVADLPVGKQRYGFFTNESGGILDDLMIANLGDCLFVVINAACKQKDIAHLKQHLPAHLVLEELQEQALLALQGPLAASVLAQLAPEVAEMHFMDIRRVQLLDIECIVSRSGYTGEDGYEISVPVDQAQKLAQHLLTFDEVALIGLGARDSLRLECGLCLYGHDLDETTTPVEASLLWVISPVRRSGGARAGGFPGSAVILEQIENQSVQRKRVGLVGQTKAPVREGTELFDEQGRQIGVVTSGTSGPTAGQPVSMGYITKDYATPGAEVYAEVRGKMLPMTVAKMPFVPQRYYRG, encoded by the coding sequence ATGTCATCTGAACAAGAGAACCAGTTGCTATTAAAAACGCCGCTTTATACCTTACATCAGGAATCCGGGGCTAAGATGGTTCCGTTTGCCGGTTATGAAATGCCGGTTCAGTACGCTTTAGGTGTGAAAAAAGAGCATTTGCATACCCGTGAAGCTGTCGGGTTGTTTGATGTTTCCCACATGGGACAACTCTGTCTGAAAGGTGAAGGCGCCGCACTGGCACTGGAGTCTCTGGTTCCTGTTGATGTCGCTGATCTTCCGGTTGGTAAACAGCGCTATGGATTTTTTACCAATGAAAGCGGAGGCATTCTTGACGATTTGATGATCGCCAATTTAGGTGATTGTCTGTTTGTAGTAATCAATGCCGCCTGTAAACAAAAAGATATTGCCCATCTGAAGCAGCATTTACCTGCACATCTTGTTTTGGAAGAGTTACAGGAGCAGGCACTTCTGGCGCTTCAGGGGCCATTGGCTGCTTCAGTGTTAGCGCAACTGGCACCGGAAGTCGCAGAAATGCATTTCATGGATATTCGTCGGGTACAGCTTCTGGATATCGAATGTATTGTCAGCAGAAGTGGTTATACCGGTGAAGATGGCTATGAAATTTCTGTGCCGGTCGATCAGGCTCAGAAGCTGGCACAGCATCTGCTCACATTTGATGAAGTTGCTCTTATTGGCCTTGGTGCGCGGGATTCTCTCCGGTTGGAATGTGGTTTGTGTCTTTACGGACATGATCTGGATGAAACAACGACACCGGTTGAAGCAAGCCTGCTTTGGGTCATCAGCCCGGTTCGCCGTAGTGGCGGTGCGAGAGCCGGAGGGTTTCCGGGTTCGGCAGTGATTCTGGAGCAGATTGAGAATCAGTCAGTACAGCGCAAGCGAGTGGGGCTCGTCGGACAGACAAAAGCACCGGTGCGGGAAGGAACAGAATTATTTGATGAGCAGGGCCGGCAAATCGGGGTTGTGACCAGTGGCACATCGGGGCCAACTGCCGGGCAGCCGGTTTCGATGGGATATATTACCAAAGATTATGCAACCCCCGGAGCTGAAGTTTATGCAGAAGTTCGTGGGAAAATGTTGCCGATGACGGTAGCTAAAATGCCTTTCGTCCCCCAGCGTTATTATCGGGGCTAA
- a CDS encoding helix-turn-helix domain-containing protein yields the protein MGKGTPDDNPALIITQEAQENNTDPLRLGQRIKDIRLDLGLTLEEASQKTGLARSTLSKIENEQISPTFQAMQKLAHGLEIGMPQLFEPPKKMVATGRRDVTLAGQGKPHPTSTYEHELLATQLSGKKMTPFKTRVRARQFEEYGDWVRHDGEEFLLVLEGEVMLYTEFYEPITLNTGDSVYYDANMGHILVSVSDSDALILWVTAK from the coding sequence ATGGGGAAAGGTACGCCGGATGATAATCCTGCTCTGATTATAACGCAGGAAGCTCAGGAGAATAATACCGATCCACTTCGGCTGGGGCAGCGTATCAAGGATATTCGTCTTGATCTTGGTCTGACATTAGAAGAAGCCAGCCAGAAAACCGGTTTGGCGAGATCCACCCTGAGTAAAATTGAAAATGAACAGATATCCCCGACTTTCCAAGCGATGCAAAAATTAGCGCATGGTCTGGAAATTGGTATGCCACAATTGTTTGAACCGCCCAAGAAAATGGTCGCGACAGGCCGTAGAGATGTGACTCTGGCTGGACAGGGAAAACCCCATCCGACATCGACCTATGAACATGAGTTATTGGCAACCCAGCTGTCGGGTAAAAAAATGACGCCGTTTAAAACCCGGGTACGGGCAAGACAGTTTGAGGAGTACGGTGACTGGGTTCGCCATGACGGGGAAGAGTTTTTACTGGTTTTGGAAGGTGAAGTGATGCTGTATACCGAATTTTACGAACCTATTACCCTGAATACCGGAGATAGCGTCTATTATGATGCCAACATGGGACATATATTAGTCTCTGTCAGTGATTCTGATGCTCTGATTTTATGGGTTACTGCGAAATAA
- a CDS encoding S1 family peptidase, protein MFSKWIFVVLLSLSCLSSPAFSGGVSAYIVNGTETSVTTYPDFVSLFYDRTEYDRIYGTHSFCGGTMLNSQYVLTAAHCIFSGGSINEEYMLFMTVGQIDNETDWIYKITPVRPAEFYYDNSFSDSESDLWQNDIAIIKLESTLNTGGTVNRLGSESYHSNSNSFIAIGHGNTAVNTTTYKLLQTSMSYVDQSTCASVYGGLHNSQICFSGGSAATMNNGVCSGDSGGPIYWDNGGTLYQVGITSFGPTTCGAGSITGVFTELTDYNTWITNVLNGSVSPNYIATDAKRQAYYETNILSSPTDSSSVPSGGGGGSMGGGLLLLFSGVLGYRLKRRLVMPRI, encoded by the coding sequence ATGTTTTCTAAGTGGATATTTGTAGTTCTGCTTTCTTTATCTTGTCTTTCTTCACCGGCTTTCTCTGGTGGTGTTTCTGCTTATATTGTTAATGGTACGGAAACGTCTGTAACGACTTACCCGGATTTTGTCAGCCTGTTTTATGACCGCACCGAGTATGATCGTATCTATGGCACGCATAGTTTTTGTGGTGGAACTATGCTTAACAGCCAGTATGTCTTGACCGCAGCCCACTGTATTTTTAGTGGTGGCAGTATTAATGAAGAATACATGCTGTTTATGACGGTTGGGCAAATCGATAATGAAACCGACTGGATTTATAAGATTACGCCAGTTAGGCCTGCAGAGTTTTACTATGACAATTCATTCAGTGATTCGGAAAGTGACTTATGGCAAAACGATATTGCGATCATCAAACTGGAAAGTACACTGAATACCGGCGGGACAGTCAATCGACTAGGCAGTGAATCTTATCATAGCAATAGTAATAGCTTTATTGCGATTGGGCATGGGAATACGGCAGTTAATACAACTACCTATAAGCTGCTACAAACATCGATGAGTTATGTTGATCAGTCAACCTGTGCCTCGGTATATGGTGGTTTACATAATAGTCAGATCTGTTTTTCCGGAGGTTCTGCAGCGACAATGAATAATGGTGTCTGCTCGGGAGATTCGGGTGGTCCGATCTACTGGGATAACGGCGGAACTTTGTATCAGGTCGGCATTACCAGTTTTGGGCCGACAACCTGTGGTGCCGGTTCGATTACCGGTGTTTTCACTGAGCTTACGGATTATAATACGTGGATCACTAATGTTCTGAATGGTAGTGTTTCTCCGAATTATATCGCTACTGATGCGAAACGTCAGGCGTATTACGAGACGAATATTTTATCTTCACCTACTGATAGTTCCAGTGTACCAAGCGGTGGTGGCGGTGGTTCCATGGGCGGTGGTTTGCTCTTACTGTTCTCGGGGGTTTTAGGATATCGGCTTAAGCGTCGTTTGGTTATGCCCCGGATCTGA